The Phycisphaeraceae bacterium genome contains the following window.
CATGTCGATCTCGTCGAGCCCGTCGGGCTCGGCCCAGAACTGGTCGAGGTCCGAATCGAGCGACGGCGCGTTGGCCGGGACGCCCGGGGGCGTGCGAGGGGCGTACGCCGGCGCGAACCCGCGGGCCGCGCGCGTCGCCGCCCGGCGCTGGCGCAGGCGCTCGATGAACTCGCCCGAGGGCAGCCCGCGCAGCGTGAAGATCAGGAACGGGTCCTCGCTCAGGCGCTCGGCCGCGATGAACCCCGCCACGCAGGAATGGATGCACCACCCCGTCGCCGACGAGGCCGGGTCCTTGCACGAGCAGCGCGGCGAGAAGTCCTCGCTCGTCTTCGGGAACAGCGACACGCCGACCTGCCCGAACACCTCTTCGATCTCTTCGGGCATCTCGCGCGCCATCAGGCGCGCCGAGTGCGTCGCCGAGTCGTTGACCGCCGAGACGATGCGCTCCCACTGCTCGGGCGTGAACCGCGTCAGGGGGATCGACACGCGATGGGGACGGACCTCCAGACCCTGGATGCTCGCGACGATCTCTCCCGCTTCGAAGGTCAGCGAGCGCGTCTGACCCCGGATCGCCCAGGCGAGCGCCTTGATCGTCGTCTCCGACTCGGCGCTGGCGTGCATGAACCCGAGCACGCGCCGCCCTGCCCAGTGATCGACCCGCGGCGCCTCCTTGCCGTGCAGCTTCACCCCGCCGCGAACCGTGCGAGGGACCGTGGGCAGGGGCCTCTGCGGAGGACCGCCCGGCGTGTTGTTCGCCGCGTTGTAGGTGTTTCCGGCCTGGGCGCCTTGCTGGGTCATGCGTGCCTTGATCCTTGGCGTCAGATGCGCTCGTCGTCGATGACCGCCTCGGGGCGGAGGGTGAGGATCTCGCGGAGCTGGTCGGTGGTCATCTCGGTGAGCCACTGCTCGCCCGAGCCGATGATCTGCTCGGCGAGCTCGGTCTTCGCTTCAATCATCTCGTCGATCTTCTCTTCGAGCGTGCCGCCCACGACGAACTTGTGCACGTGCACGGTGCGCGTCTGCCCGATGCGGTGCGCGCGGTCGGTGGCCTGGTTCTCGACCGCCGGGTTCCACCAGCGGTCGAAGTGGAACACGTGGCTGGCCGCGGTGAGGTTGAGGCCGACGCCGCCGGCCTTGAGCGAGAGCACGAAGATGGGCGAGGTCCCGTCGGCCTTCTGGAAACGGTCGACCATCTCCTGGCGGGTGTGCTGCGGCGTGCCGCCGTGGAGGAAGAGCACCTCCCGGTCGAGTTCGTGGCGCAGCATGGCGGTGAGCATCTTGCCCATGCGTCGGAACTGGGTGAACACGAGCGCCTGATCGCCCTCGGCGAGGACCTCGTCGAGCAACTCGAGGAGGCGCGCGCACTTGCCCGAACGCGATGGCTGCACGAGCCCGACGGGCAGCGAGTCGTCGGCGCCCTCGTCCTCGTCGCCTTCCTTGATGGCCTGGGCCGGGTGGTTGCAGATCTGCTTGAGCTTGATGAGCGTCGAGAGCACGATGCCGCGCCGCTGCATGCCCTCGGCCTTGTCGACCTCGGTGAGCATGCGCTTGACCGCCTGCTCGTACATCGTCGCCTGCTCGCTGGTGAGCTGGCACATCTCCTTGCTCTCGAGCTTGGCGGGCAGGTCGCTCACGACGTTGGGGTCGGTCTTGAGCCGGCGCAGGATGAACGGCTGGACGAGCCCGCGCAGCTGGCGACGCCGGTTCTTGCTGTGACGGCGCTCGATGGGGATCGCGAAGTTGCGCCGGAACTCGTGCTGCGATCCCAGGTACCCGGGGTTGCAGAAGTCCATCACCGACCACAGCTCGGTCAGGCGGTTCTCGACCGGCGTGCCGGTGAGCGCCACTCGCCGCTCGGCCTTGAGCCCGCGCACCGACTGCGCCTGCTTCGCGACCGGGTTCTTGATGTTCTGCGCCTCGTCGAGCGCGACGCGCCCCCACTCCACCAGCTCGAGCGACTCGCGGTCGCGGTGGGCGAGCGCGTAGGTGGTGATGATCAGGTCGTGCTCGCCGGCCTGGTGCGCGAACGCCTCCCCGATCTTGCGCTCGATGCCGTGGTGCGCCACGACGCGCAGCGACGGCGCGAAGCGCGAGGCCTCGCGCATCCAGTTGCGTACGACCGAGGTCGGCGCGACCAGCAGCGTAGGCTTGACGCTCAGCGGGTCGCGCCCGACCCGCGTCATCTCCTCGCGCTCCAGCGCCAGCAGCGCCAGGAGCTGGATGGTCTTGCCCAGACCCATGTCGTCGGCCAGACAGCCGCCCAGGCCGAAGCGGTCGAGGAACGCGAGCCACGAGAGGCCTCGCTTCTGGTAGGGACGCAACTCGCCGTGGAAGCCCGCGGGCTGCTCGATCATCGGGAGCTTCTGCTCCTCGGCCTCGTCGCCGAAGATCGCGCTCATCCAGCCGGTGGCGCGCATGCCCAGGATGGGCGCGCCCTTGCGCGCCTCCTCGTCGGCGCCGTACGCGATGCGCAGCGCCTCCGCCGCCGTCATCTGCCCGCCCGGGTTCTCGCGGATGAACCGCATCGCGGCGTCGACATCCTCCGGGCGCACCTCGACCCACAGCCCGTTCACGCGCACCAGCGGCGAGCGCTCCTGCGCCAGCGACTCGAACTCCTTGAGCGTCAGCGTCGCGTCGCCGACCGCGATCTGCCACGAGTAATTCACCAGCGCACGCAGCCCGATGCGCGACCCGGCGGCGCTGCTCTCCGAGCGACCGAGCCCCTCGAGCTCCTCGTCGATCGGCTCGCTCTCGATCACCAGTCTCGCGCCAAGGCGCCCGTGCGGCGACTCCCACCAGTCGGGCGAACGCACCCCGAAGCCCTGCTCCTGCAAGAGCGGGCGCACCTCGCGCAGGAACTCGTAGGCCTCGACCGTCTTGAGCGTCAGGCCCGTCGGCTCCTGATCGTTCAGCGCCTTCTCGAGCTTGCGATAGATCCTCGCGGCGCGAGAGAGTTCGGCCAGAAGCAATTCCTGCGGCGACTCGGCGCGCTTTCCTCGCACGATCGCGATCTCTCCGCCGCTGGCCGACCAGATCTCGTCGCTGCCGATCACCAGGCGGTCGTCCGACGCGTTCTGGAGCGCGAAGCCCAGCGTCCATCGCACGTCGTCGCCCGGCGCGCGAAGGTCGGCGAGGCGCTCGGCCCCGCTCGGCTCGCGCAGCTCGA
Protein-coding sequences here:
- a CDS encoding DEAD/DEAH box helicase — its product is MMLIVLHANWSGGRLWLWSEREVAPPPVASDQGPGAEGADAREHPMASPTDVVREALSLAGAAGVAQGAQAGSLTLFLPTVEGAPVMSPRLAHAMGRRAEVDGLTEHGAMLSRWRVPALGIDAIDAEEALSALEMLEENQQGSLASDEGEGDAMRVVIGPGARWFSAAAGFARLVVAQQRYVPTVIQEADGVLRGSWQPWLVDEPIAQTTAALVRAMPPSARAVEDDLGHEAWPILEDFLWAVVDAHTRAAFAAETLEDAIDGRDPSDDPHVSWLSGLLRTDERASPGDAERRTEVLRSVRRWLGGLDDRGEASEWRLLLELREPSGAERLADLRAPGDDVRWTLGFALQNASDDRLVIGSDEIWSASGGEIAIVRGKRAESPQELLLAELSRAARIYRKLEKALNDQEPTGLTLKTVEAYEFLREVRPLLQEQGFGVRSPDWWESPHGRLGARLVIESEPIDEELEGLGRSESSAAGSRIGLRALVNYSWQIAVGDATLTLKEFESLAQERSPLVRVNGLWVEVRPEDVDAAMRFIRENPGGQMTAAEALRIAYGADEEARKGAPILGMRATGWMSAIFGDEAEEQKLPMIEQPAGFHGELRPYQKRGLSWLAFLDRFGLGGCLADDMGLGKTIQLLALLALEREEMTRVGRDPLSVKPTLLVAPTSVVRNWMREASRFAPSLRVVAHHGIERKIGEAFAHQAGEHDLIITTYALAHRDRESLELVEWGRVALDEAQNIKNPVAKQAQSVRGLKAERRVALTGTPVENRLTELWSVMDFCNPGYLGSQHEFRRNFAIPIERRHSKNRRRQLRGLVQPFILRRLKTDPNVVSDLPAKLESKEMCQLTSEQATMYEQAVKRMLTEVDKAEGMQRRGIVLSTLIKLKQICNHPAQAIKEGDEDEGADDSLPVGLVQPSRSGKCARLLELLDEVLAEGDQALVFTQFRRMGKMLTAMLRHELDREVLFLHGGTPQHTRQEMVDRFQKADGTSPIFVLSLKAGGVGLNLTAASHVFHFDRWWNPAVENQATDRAHRIGQTRTVHVHKFVVGGTLEEKIDEMIEAKTELAEQIIGSGEQWLTEMTTDQLREILTLRPEAVIDDERI